The genomic region gaaggaaggatttggTCTGGAATGGAGTTAACTGACTCAGTTCTGGCCAAATTGCAGCTTCCTGTCCACCATTACTTCTAGGCAATCCAGACAAGTGCTGCATATTCTCCCTTATGACTTTTTAATGAAaagagttttttttgggggggggggtaattaaaGCTGATACAAGTCTTAACCAAGTTGTGAATCTACATCCTCTTCCCCTAGCAGCTAAGGGGTCTGCAAAATAACAGACCTGTGATAAGGTAAGTAGTCGCTCACTAGGCAGGCTTACCATTCCTCACCATTTCCCCACAGCCAGCGGGCAATTCCCACGACTACTCGGTGGCTAGCatggggggaaatggtggggaaagggagagTGTCTGCAGAATCCTAACACAGAGATGTCCTTCCCCATATGACTATAAGTGACATcagctctatgcagggctttttttctggggaaagaggtggtggaactcagtgggttgcccttggagaaaatggtcacatggctggtggccccgccccctgatctccagacagaggggagttgagatggccctccgccccgctcagcggcgcagagggccatctcaactcccctctgtcgggagatcagggggcggggccaccagccatgtgaccattttcaagaggttccagaactctgttcccccgcgttcctgctgaaaaaaagccctggctctatgGTTAAACACCAGAACTTCCCCGACATTTCCtggtgatgtgacatcacttgtgGGTGCACGGGAGTGACATCGGTTCATCACCagcaacgtgatgatgtcactgcaaaCCCCCCATGAACCAGtaagtcccccctcccatctgttgCCACGGAGTCCTGGCAAAATTATCCCTAGCAGAGGCAGGGCTTGGACATCTGCTCTGCTGGATCTTCAGGTGCTGAGCCATTCTATGGGTGACATCGGAATTTTCCCCGGCCTTCACATTTCTAAGCAGTGTGAGTGGTTTGACAATAAGCATGGAAGGGGGTTCGTGGTATGCTTGCTTTTTTACCTTCTTTCACGTGAAGGACAGTCCCGTTGCTCTCACCATGGTGATACGGCGCTGGGTACACAGCCTCAATTTTGCAAACGTAAATATCCGTCTGGTTCACGCTGAGGTTGTACAGGTTGAACATCACCCCTGTTGTGTTGACCTCTATACGGCATTTGATTCCGCTCTTGTTGTCATTGTGAGTGCTAGCGTTGCCATTCCAACTAACTGAGCACACTTCCACGGCTCTGGCTGTTCCTTTGAGCATTGAAGCTTTGAATGTCCGAGTCTCGGGACTCTTGCACACATAGCTGCAGAAGATGCTGGCATTTTTGTTCTCTGCTACCAGTAGTGGAGGCTGCGACACTGAAATGACCTTTTCTGTAGGGGTGAGGAGAGAAGCATGTTGCCGTCATCACTCACAGCACCAGGAAAACCAAAGTGGCTGGGGAAAGATGGGTGGCGTCCATTCCAGGAGCAGGAGAGAGCAAGGTTTCACATACTACGGGTCTCTATATTTCACAATAACATGGTGCTCCTAAATATATTTTCTCATACAAATAAGTTATAAAGGTTTCGGTAAGATTTTTTCCTGTGGGGAATTTCAGAATTTTAATCTTAAAATCAGACCGTatgtaaggattttttttttatttagatgCAATCTCTGAGTCCTGCTAAACTGAATGTCCTAAAGAGCCTCTTTCTTCTCCCATGGTTAATAAAACAGCCTCAGCAGCTACTTCAGGTGAAGAAAAGTCTTAAAATGCACGAAAGAAAATGACGTCTACTGGAAGCTGGAGAACGGAATGAGGATGTGACAGAGCATCGGCTTTGCACTCAAAGGGTCTCAgattcattcccagg from Eublepharis macularius isolate TG4126 chromosome 2, MPM_Emac_v1.0, whole genome shotgun sequence harbors:
- the CD28 gene encoding T-cell-specific surface glycoprotein CD28, which encodes MILRILTALSIIQLAHQTEKVISVSQPPLLVAENKNASIFCSYVCKSPETRTFKASMLKGTARAVEVCSVSWNGNASTHNDNKSGIKCRIEVNTTGVMFNLYNLSVNQTDIYVCKIEAVYPAPYHHGESNGTVLHVKEEPQKPPQAPEHSNAMVAAVAVATGYSVVATVAAVLIYCRLRNKKMRLPRNDYHNMISWQANSPKKRNSQPSAPARTYTTYRFWEP